In Mustelus asterias chromosome 20, sMusAst1.hap1.1, whole genome shotgun sequence, a single genomic region encodes these proteins:
- the rh50 gene encoding rh50-like protein, giving the protein MSAIRCRLPFLVIFLEGILLVLIALFVTYDEHSDAAAQSNETDHKHNQLYAIFPVFQDVQVMIFVGFGLLMGFLKKYGYGGIAFNFLIAVFSVQWALLVQGWFYHFHHGRIHIGVYNLLTAETACATVMISFGAVLGKTSPVQILILSLLEVPIFTATEWIIMELLKIKDVGGSITIHLFACYFGLSVTTVLYRPGLKGGHKDEGADYNSDKLAMLGTLLLWVFWPSFNSVFASSGHGQHRAVLHTYIGLSSCTLTTFAISSLLDKRGKINIAHIQNAALAGGVAVGSAADMMVTPAGAFTLGCIASVLCTVGFKYLTPFLAKRLKIQDVCGINNLHGIPGFVGAIAGIVTILLAADERYGHGLYDTFPERVPKEGDRKLAELVRLLPQLKPGGGRSAWDQAQYQAAAIGVCLGIAVLGGTVTGFILKLPFLAQPKDEYCFNDDPYFEVPEVEEKEEFEFTNKNNANNNQRLKLPV; this is encoded by the coding sequence ATGTCCGCGATCCGCTGCCGGCTGCCCTTCCTTGTTATCTTCCTGGAGGGGATTCTGCTGGTACTCATCGCCCTGTTCGTCACCTACGATGAGCACTCGGACGCCGCAGCCCAGAGCAACGAGACGGACCACAAGCACAACCAGCTCTATGCCATCTTCCCCGTCTTCCAGGACGTGCAGGTGATGATCTTCGTGGGCTTCGGGCTGCTGATGGGCTTCCTCAAGAAGTACGGCTACGGGGGCATCGCCTTCAACTTCTTGATCGCCGTCTTCTCGGTGCAGTGGGCGCTGCTGGTGCAGGGCTGGTTCTACCACTTCCACCACGGCCGCATCCACATCGGGGTGTACAACCTGCTCACCGCCGAGACTGCCTGCGCCACCGTCATGATCTCCTTCGGGGCCGTGCTGGGCAAGACCAGCCCGGTGCAAATCCTCATCCTGTCCCTGCTGGAGGTGCCCATTTTCACCGCCACCGAGTGGATTATCATGGAGCTGCTGAAGATCAAGGATGTGGGAGGGTCCATCACCATCCACCTGTTCGCTTGCTACTTTGGCCTGAGTGTGACCACGGTGCTGTACCGACCCGGCTTGAAGGGGGGCCACAAGGACGAGGGGGCGGACTACAACTCGGACAAGCTGGCCATGCTGGGCACCTTGCTGCTCTGGGTCTTCTGGCCAAGCTTCAACTCGGTGTTCGCGTCCAGCGGCCACGGGCAGCACCGGGCGGTGCTGCACACCTACATCGGCCTCAGCTCCTGCACCCTCACCACCTTCGCCATCTCCAGCCTGCTGGACAAGCGGGGCAAGATCAACATTGCCCACATCCAGAACGCCGCGCTGGCCGGCGGCGTGGCGGTGGGCTCGGCGGCCGACATGATGGTGACCCCGGCCGGGGCGTTCACCCTGGGCTGCATCGCCTCCGTCCTCTGCACGGTGGGATTTAAGTACCTGACCCCCTTCCTGGCCAAGAGACTCAAAATCCAAGATGTGTGCGGCATCAACAACCTGCACGGCATCCCCGGCTTCGTGGGGGCGATCGCCGGCATCGTCACCATCCTGCTGGCGGCGGACGAGAGGTACGGCCACGGCTTGTACGACACCTTCCCCGAGAGGGTGCCCAAGGAAGGGGATAGGAAGCTGGCCGAGTTGGTGCGGCTTCTGCCGCAGTTGAAGCCTGGGGGGGGTCGCAGCGCCTGGGACCAAGCACAGTACCAGGCGGCGGCTATCGGAGTGTGCCTGGGCATCGCTGTCCTGGGAGGGACAGTGACTGGCTTCATACTAAAACTCCCCTTTCTGGCACAGCCTAAAGACGAGTATTGTTTCAATGACGACCCTTACTTCGAAGTGCCCGAGGTGGAAGAGAAAGAAGAGTTTGAATTTACCAATAAAAACAACGCGAACAATAACCAGCGCCTTAAACTGCCGGTTTGA